In Natronococcus sp. AD-5, the genomic window TTCGGCAGGAAGAGATCCGAGAAAGTGGATCAGCTGGTCCTTGTCCGCCGCGAGTTCGTACATGTTGTCCGTCGCGACGATCGCCGGCTCCTCGTCGTCGATCAATCGGCTGAGTTTTCGGTGGGTGACGACGTCGCGCGCGACGTCGTCGCCGTCGTAGGCGGCCAGCGCGTACGACGGCGCGTCCCCGCGCACGTCCCCGCTCTGAACGTCGACGCCGAAGACGACTGCATCGAGCGCACTCGTTCGCGTGCTCACGGAGGGCTATAGGGTCGAGTCGCGTATAAATCCGACGCGGAATCGCACGACTCGCAGCGGGATCGTTGTGGCTCGCTCGGCCGATTAGGCACCGTTCGAGACGAGGCAGAACCTCTGCCACCCGGTCTCCACGAGGCGGAGCGCACGATGCACTTCCGTCTGCGATCGATACGACGCCGGGACGATCCGTTGATTCCGCCCGGCGGGCATACCTCGCGCGACCGCACGAGGAGTTCCAGACGACGAACCGTACGGTTCACGAGCCCGAGAACGTCGACGCGTCCGGCGGCGAGCGGGATTTCGCTCTCGGAGTCGGACGTGGAGTACTGCCAGGAACCGTACCAGCCGATTTCGGTCTCCGATCACGAGCAGGAGCCGGCGTGCGTTCCCGCAAGGGGCGTGGTTTCAGTATTCAATATCAACTACTGTCAAACAAACGGTGGATCCGGGGTTTTATCCTGTTGGGTGCCATCACATACCACGAAGAGGGAGCGTAACACAGGGGTGAACGTCCATGAGCAACGAAGACGAAACCGAGCGGAAAAACGGTCGACCACCGAAATCCACACCCGACAGTCAGCGAACAGGAACCTCTCCAGCGGACGCTTTCGAAGCCGCTCTTCAGGCGGGGTTGCGATCGTTGTCCGACGCGCTGGAGAACCTGGTCGAAGAGGGGACGAACGGAACGGGGTCGCCGACGAGGAGCCCCCGATCTCGTCCGACCGCCGGGAAGAGGGTGAATCGGAATCGCCGCGCAGACAGCACGAAGCGCAAACGGACGAAGCGGGTACGCGAGCCGTCGTCCGACGAGTGTTTCATCGACACCCGCCTCACCGACGACGAGTTCGTCGTCATCGCCGATATTCCCGGAGCGAGGAAAGGCGATATCTCGGCCGGAATCAACCCGAGAGCTGGCGAACTCGTTATTCAGAAGCGCGGAACCGTCGTCGGACGCGCTGACCTCCCGCGAAGCGAGCCCGAATCGATGGAGGCCTGGTTCAACAACGGCGTCCTCGAAGTCCACACGCGATTGGAAGACGCCGAATCGCTCGAGGAGTTGCCCTCTTAGACGGACTTCTTCCGGGGCCGCCGAGACCTCGAGACGGAGAGCGTCCGGTGTAGAGGCCGACCGCCGTCAGACGTCCGGATACGGAATCTCGAGTTCTTCTCCGTCGTCGGGGACGAACACCTCGCCGTCGAACACCTCGCGGGCCTCCTCGAGGAGGTTCGACGCGTCGCCGGCGTAGCGGGAGGAGAGGTGCATCAGCGCCAGTTGCGTCGCGCCGGCGCGGTTCGCGATCTCGGCCGCCTGACGGGCCGTCGAGTGGGCGGTGTCGGCGGCCCGCTCCGCGCGGTCGTCGGCGAACGTCGCGTCGTGGATCAACAGGTCCGGCTCGTCGACGGCCTCGATCGTCGCGGTCGTCGGCCGCGTGTCGCCGGTGTAGACGAGCGAGCGGCCGGGGCGGGGGTCGCCGACGACCTGCTCCGGACGGACGACGGTGTCGTCCTCGAGTTCGACCGGTTCCCCCTCGTGGAGTTTCGAGAACTCGGGACCGACGGGGACGCCCAGCTCCTCGGCGCGCTCGCGGTCGAACCGTCCCTTCCGGTCGTCCTCGACGAGCGCGTAGCCGACCGACCGAGTGTCGTGGTCGGTCGCGAACGCGCGAACCTCGTACTCGTCGGCGCGGTAGGCGACGTCGCCGCCGCCGACCTCGTTGATCCGCACCGGAAACGAGGGGGTGTTGCCGAGGGCGTTCACCAGCGACTTCAGCTGGCGGCGCGTGCCGTGGGGCGCGTGAATCGCCAGGGGCTCTTCGCGGTCGTTGAAGTCCATCGTCTGCAAGAGGCCGGGAATTCCGAGGACGTGATCGCCGTGCAGGTGCGTGACGAAGACGTGCGAGACCGAGAAGCCGGTCCCGAACCGCATCATCTGGCGCTGGGTTCCCTCGCCGACGTCGAACAGCAACTCCTCGCCCTCGCGTGCGACGAAGAGTCCGCTCGGATTGCGCTCGGTCGTCGGAATCGCCCCGCTGGTTCCCAGAAACGTCACGCGCAGTGGCATCACTGGGTGCTCGACGGGCTGAGACTAAACCGGCTTCGGATCGCTCGAGTCCGAACGGCGACTCGGCTGCGTGTCACTGTCTCCCACGCGGTGCGAACGGACTGGGCGTTTTACGTCCCTCGAGCCCGAACCAGTCGAGCATCCCCATCCCCCAATGAGTTCGAGACCGACGTTCGGAACCATCAAACGCGTCGTCGCCGTTCTGATCGCGATCACGGTCGTCCTCGCGGCCGGGATCGTCGTCGGCCAGGCCCCCGCGATCTTCGGCGTCGAGGAGGACTCGGAGGCCACGATCGCGTTCGAGGATCAGCAAACCGACGGAACGAACGTGACGATCGACGAGGTCTCCCTCTCCGACGGCGGCTTCGTCGTCATCACCGACGGCGGTAACGAGCCGATCGCCGCCTCCGAGTACCTGGACCGCGGAACGCACCAGAACGTCACTATCGAGCGCAGCGAGGGCGATCCCGAACTCGTCGGTCAGCTGACCGCGACGGTCCACCAGGATACGGACGACGACGAAACGTACACCTACGAGGAAACCGACGGCGAGGAGGACCTCCCGTACCTCGAGGGCGGCTATCCCGTCAGCGATACCGCGACGGTGACGGCGACCGGCAACGAGGCGGTTTCGGACTCCTTCACCGTCGAATCCGTCGACGCGCCCGCGACGGCGACGACCGACCAGACGATCGAAGTCGACGCGGAGATCCGCAACCCGACCGACTTCGACCAGCAGCAGAACATCGAGGTCCGCATCGGCGGATCGGTCATCGAACGGCAGGTGCTCGAACTCGGGGGCGGCGACAGCAGCGAGGTGACCTTCGAGGTCGACACGACCGGAACGTCGCCCGGCACCCGGATCCTCGGCGTCTACACCGAAGACCACGGCGAACTCCAGGAGATCGAACTCGAGTTCCACACCGACCCCTCGGTCACGGTCGTCGACGCGAGCGAGGACGAGGTCACGGTCGACGTGGCGACCCCCGAGAGCGGCTTCGTCGCCGTCGAGGACGACGAGGAGGTGCTCGGGACGAGCGGCGAACTCGAGGCCGGCGAGCACGACAACGTCACCGTCGAGTTCGACGAGAACGCCACCGTCGACGAGGACGACGAAC contains:
- the rnz gene encoding ribonuclease Z, translating into MPLRVTFLGTSGAIPTTERNPSGLFVAREGEELLFDVGEGTQRQMMRFGTGFSVSHVFVTHLHGDHVLGIPGLLQTMDFNDREEPLAIHAPHGTRRQLKSLVNALGNTPSFPVRINEVGGGDVAYRADEYEVRAFATDHDTRSVGYALVEDDRKGRFDRERAEELGVPVGPEFSKLHEGEPVELEDDTVVRPEQVVGDPRPGRSLVYTGDTRPTTATIEAVDEPDLLIHDATFADDRAERAADTAHSTARQAAEIANRAGATQLALMHLSSRYAGDASNLLEEAREVFDGEVFVPDDGEELEIPYPDV
- a CDS encoding Hsp20/alpha crystallin family protein, whose translation is MSDALENLVEEGTNGTGSPTRSPRSRPTAGKRVNRNRRADSTKRKRTKRVREPSSDECFIDTRLTDDEFVVIADIPGARKGDISAGINPRAGELVIQKRGTVVGRADLPRSEPESMEAWFNNGVLEVHTRLEDAESLEELPS
- a CDS encoding DUF7282 domain-containing protein, translating into MSSRPTFGTIKRVVAVLIAITVVLAAGIVVGQAPAIFGVEEDSEATIAFEDQQTDGTNVTIDEVSLSDGGFVVITDGGNEPIAASEYLDRGTHQNVTIERSEGDPELVGQLTATVHQDTDDDETYTYEETDGEEDLPYLEGGYPVSDTATVTATGNEAVSDSFTVESVDAPATATTDQTIEVDAEIRNPTDFDQQQNIEVRIGGSVIERQVLELGGGDSSEVTFEVDTTGTSPGTRILGVYTEDHGELQEIELEFHTDPSVTVVDASEDEVTVDVATPESGFVAVEDDEEVLGTSGELEAGEHDNVTVEFDENATVDEDDELTVVVYGGDPADVEAASPIEHEGESVEETFTVADVRAEADAEDGADENGESGEGDGEG